In a single window of the Flavivirga spongiicola genome:
- a CDS encoding SusC/RagA family TonB-linked outer membrane protein — protein MRTFIFLFCATVFSLTPENVVSQNSKIKIEKDKTLTVDEVFDLIMDQTDYNFFYEEGIFKDFPNVHVKKGVVRTNKLLKRSLLQGDFEIIITNDYDILIKKKNLNAVNIQQGHKVSGTITDQSGQPLAGANIIEKGTSNGAQADFDGKFSLIVADQNAVLVISYLGYTTKEAVVGNQTNIDITLVEDAASLDEVVVVGYGTQKKSSLTSSITSVDVENIQGRSTVNLTGALQGSTPGLYLRQASGRPGAGPVNIDIRGASRSTFSNIGALILVDGIATEFNNVNPEDVANISILKDAAAASIYGARAAGGVVLITTKRGKEGGLSINYNGQAGFQSSQILNNLDFLSTAEYMRFANTAQQNDATATGAAYNPVWSDAQIADAESGTGGFPRSSEWRDWIPKSFFQQNHNVNISGGSEQLKYYTSVGFLEQDGLIPNDEFLRKSIQINLDFKASEKLDLGLNLSYIKEDRNAPSANDWNGYYDLLRSAILTDPTVPFRHPNGEYNHSAWAAAGNPVYLLENSGTRQDDRDKFRANIDIKYKILDGLNFNVALGGELNHSAFNRQRLRVPLYNEDGSLLRFEGTTSVDETFSKQFHYNTLVSLDYTKSFGDHNLYGFIGYTTEKNRYDELNGNARNFINNNLREINGSVGSNEEKNASGSASEWGLKSYVGRLKYNYKEKYFIEGTLRRDGSSRISPVERYAYFPSVSGAWAISKESFMDNVDFVSNLKLRASWGKVGNQGDNLYPFTQFLNTPSGVTAFGNSPVTGAFLGTPVDNRLKWEEKTSRNLGLDFGFLNNRLTGSFDYFFDETNDILTRNPAPTTFGQSFPLTNLFSIENRGWEFEINWQETRGDFSYSVGFNISDATNKVVDYDRGGAIPGLDPKYNGFAGSTITANGRATGEWYGLLTDGLYVSQAEIDADGNLYNARPGDIRFIDADGDGDLDGDDRRPFGKSNVPHHIYGFNFSVKYKAFDLSAIFNGVGSRWQPRQNGGNYFLGYRPGPAILRSTAQNAFSLDNPNKWATWTRPTNDFGRLFGGLWPFGGESRHWNLRNYAYLRLKNLQVGYTIPSKTLESTGIGITKARIYFTGENLFTIANGFDDPIDPEADQIFSTDSRAYLSNLRNLSLGLSISF, from the coding sequence ATGAGAACATTCATTTTCTTATTTTGCGCGACGGTTTTTTCCTTAACACCAGAAAATGTAGTATCACAAAACTCTAAAATTAAAATAGAAAAAGATAAAACATTAACTGTTGATGAGGTTTTCGACTTAATCATGGATCAAACAGATTACAATTTTTTTTACGAAGAAGGTATATTTAAAGATTTCCCTAATGTACATGTAAAAAAAGGAGTTGTCAGAACCAATAAGTTACTTAAACGAAGCTTATTACAGGGTGATTTTGAAATCATAATAACTAATGATTATGATATTCTCATAAAGAAAAAAAATCTAAATGCTGTAAATATACAGCAAGGACACAAAGTTTCAGGTACTATAACGGATCAATCAGGCCAACCACTTGCAGGAGCGAACATTATCGAAAAAGGAACCTCAAATGGGGCACAAGCTGACTTTGATGGCAAATTTTCATTAATAGTAGCAGACCAGAATGCCGTACTTGTTATTTCTTACTTGGGATACACAACAAAAGAAGCAGTTGTTGGAAACCAAACCAATATTGATATTACTTTAGTTGAAGATGCCGCTAGTTTAGACGAAGTTGTAGTTGTAGGTTACGGTACACAGAAAAAATCTAGTTTAACAAGTTCAATAACATCGGTTGACGTAGAAAATATCCAAGGTCGTTCTACTGTTAATTTAACAGGAGCATTACAAGGTTCAACTCCAGGGTTATATCTCAGACAAGCTTCTGGACGTCCAGGAGCTGGCCCTGTTAATATTGATATTAGGGGGGCATCAAGAAGTACTTTTAGTAATATTGGAGCGCTAATACTTGTAGATGGAATTGCAACTGAATTCAATAATGTAAACCCAGAAGATGTTGCAAATATCTCTATTTTAAAGGATGCTGCCGCAGCTTCTATATATGGAGCAAGAGCTGCTGGAGGAGTTGTTTTAATTACAACTAAAAGAGGAAAAGAAGGAGGGCTCTCCATAAATTATAATGGACAAGCGGGGTTTCAATCTTCTCAGATATTAAACAACCTAGACTTCCTAAGTACAGCTGAGTATATGAGGTTTGCAAATACGGCACAACAAAATGATGCAACTGCTACGGGAGCTGCATATAATCCAGTTTGGAGTGATGCACAAATAGCTGATGCAGAATCGGGTACAGGTGGTTTTCCTAGATCTTCTGAATGGAGAGATTGGATTCCAAAATCTTTTTTTCAACAAAATCATAATGTTAATATCTCAGGAGGGTCTGAGCAACTTAAATATTATACTAGTGTAGGTTTCTTAGAGCAAGATGGGTTGATTCCTAATGATGAATTTCTAAGAAAATCAATACAAATAAATTTAGATTTTAAAGCTTCTGAAAAATTAGACCTTGGTTTAAATTTAAGTTATATAAAAGAGGATAGAAATGCTCCTTCGGCTAACGATTGGAATGGATATTATGACCTTTTACGTTCAGCTATTTTAACAGATCCGACAGTACCCTTTAGACATCCTAATGGAGAGTATAATCATAGTGCTTGGGCAGCAGCAGGAAACCCTGTGTATCTTTTAGAAAATTCAGGGACTAGGCAAGACGACAGAGATAAATTTAGAGCAAATATTGATATAAAATATAAAATATTAGATGGTTTAAATTTCAATGTTGCATTAGGAGGAGAATTAAATCATTCAGCCTTTAATAGACAACGTTTAAGAGTTCCTTTGTATAATGAGGATGGCAGCCTGCTTAGATTTGAAGGGACTACAAGTGTTGATGAGACCTTTTCAAAACAATTTCATTACAATACTTTAGTTAGTTTGGACTATACAAAAAGTTTTGGAGATCATAACCTTTATGGATTTATTGGATATACAACAGAAAAAAATCGCTATGATGAGCTTAACGGAAATGCGCGTAATTTTATCAACAATAACCTTAGAGAGATTAATGGTTCGGTAGGAAGTAATGAAGAGAAAAATGCTTCTGGTAGTGCTTCAGAGTGGGGTTTAAAATCTTATGTTGGAAGACTTAAATATAATTATAAAGAGAAATATTTTATAGAAGGAACGTTACGTAGAGATGGCTCTTCTAGAATCTCACCGGTAGAACGTTATGCTTATTTCCCTTCAGTATCGGGAGCTTGGGCCATAAGTAAGGAATCCTTTATGGATAATGTAGATTTCGTAAGCAATTTAAAATTAAGAGCCTCATGGGGTAAAGTAGGGAATCAAGGAGATAATTTATATCCTTTCACACAATTTTTAAATACACCTTCTGGTGTTACAGCTTTTGGGAATAGTCCAGTAACAGGAGCTTTTTTAGGAACGCCTGTAGATAACAGATTGAAATGGGAAGAAAAAACCAGTCGTAATTTAGGGTTAGACTTTGGGTTTTTAAACAATAGATTAACAGGGTCTTTTGATTACTTTTTTGATGAGACTAATGATATCTTAACACGTAATCCAGCACCAACAACTTTTGGACAATCATTTCCTCTAACTAATCTTTTTAGTATAGAAAATAGAGGATGGGAATTTGAGATAAACTGGCAAGAAACCAGAGGGGATTTTAGTTATAGTGTAGGATTCAATATTTCTGATGCTACAAATAAAGTTGTTGATTATGATAGAGGAGGTGCTATTCCAGGCTTAGATCCAAAATATAATGGGTTTGCAGGCAGCACTATAACTGCAAATGGTAGAGCTACTGGTGAATGGTATGGTTTATTAACAGACGGACTGTATGTTAGTCAAGCAGAAATTGATGCCGATGGTAATTTATATAATGCACGCCCTGGAGATATAAGGTTTATAGATGCCGATGGCGATGGTGATTTAGATGGTGATGATAGAAGACCTTTTGGTAAATCAAATGTACCACACCATATCTACGGATTTAACTTTTCTGTAAAATATAAAGCTTTTGATTTATCAGCTATATTTAATGGAGTTGGTTCACGGTGGCAGCCTAGACAAAATGGTGGTAATTATTTTTTAGGATATAGACCGGGACCAGCAATTTTAAGAAGCACAGCTCAAAATGCATTTTCTCTTGACAATCCTAATAAATGGGCAACATGGACACGACCAACCAATGATTTTGGGAGATTGTTTGGAGGATTGTGGCCTTTTGGTGGTGAAAGCCGTCATTGGAATTTACGAAACTATGCTTATTTAAGGCTAAAAAATTTACAAGTGGGTTATACCATTCCTAGTAAAACATTAGAATCAACAGGTATAGGTATTACAAAAGCTAGAATATATTTTACTGGTGAAAACCTGTTTACTATAGCCAATGGTTTTGACGATCCTATTGATCCAGAAGCAGATCAAATTTTTTCAACAGATTCACGAGCTTACTTAAGTAATCTTAGGAATTTAAGTTTAGGCCTTTCTATCTCCTTTTAA
- a CDS encoding RagB/SusD family nutrient uptake outer membrane protein — translation MKKYIFSIAIVILFFASCEDPTDVANLNTLSPDTFFKSQGDFELFVNSTYQWSIPTSSEIDLDYGTDISIRNKGNEAGSILSNGNISPTNTGLTSRYFDYSSIRHAYEYFNAVADFDGLQAEVKANLDGQVYYMLAYRYFAMFRAYENVPLVTKVLLPEEGDVASSDKALILAEALKHINSAISNLPSERSERGRLTKLAAMTLKTDLLLYTASRYNESGGATYAEALTAANAAIAEADSQGYGLAESYSGLFTAGLQASTDAQKEIILEKVRLDETFRNSTSSRRFRLKSEGGEGTMQGAQELIDKYPCTDGLPINLSPLYDPQRPFANRDPRLAYSFLYPGSVISYVDGSKPDRIFNGLDATAGTDYILDSDLDANVSGYSCQKYWDKEGHGLFDGYASFIVYRYADLLLMAAEAENEATGPSAAVYNRISEIRGRTDVTLPPVSAATHPSQSNVRDLIRDERAVEFCFEGKRYWDLRRWALAETVLNMDQKSLNIKSFNPDGTFNSFVDQIFVRTDISNPATEALFPIPSGAAGGVTFGTFVFDTKEYVWPISQGAIDVSEVLEQHPLWN, via the coding sequence ATGAAAAAATATATATTTAGTATAGCAATAGTGATTTTGTTTTTTGCAAGTTGCGAAGATCCTACAGATGTGGCTAATTTAAATACATTAAGCCCTGATACATTTTTTAAATCACAAGGTGATTTCGAACTGTTTGTTAACTCAACTTACCAATGGAGTATCCCTACTAGTAGTGAAATAGATTTGGATTATGGAACTGATATTTCGATAAGAAATAAAGGAAATGAAGCTGGTTCAATTTTGAGTAATGGGAATATAAGTCCTACAAATACAGGTTTAACAAGTAGATATTTTGACTATAGCTCAATAAGACATGCTTACGAGTATTTTAATGCAGTGGCTGACTTTGATGGCTTACAGGCAGAAGTTAAGGCAAATTTAGACGGGCAAGTATATTATATGTTGGCATATCGTTATTTTGCTATGTTTAGAGCTTATGAAAATGTGCCATTAGTAACAAAAGTGTTATTGCCAGAAGAAGGAGATGTAGCCTCTTCGGATAAGGCACTAATATTAGCCGAAGCTCTCAAACATATAAATTCGGCAATAAGTAACTTGCCTTCGGAGCGTTCGGAAAGAGGTAGGTTAACTAAGTTGGCAGCTATGACCTTGAAAACAGATTTACTTTTATATACGGCATCTCGTTATAATGAATCTGGAGGAGCTACCTATGCTGAGGCATTGACAGCTGCCAATGCAGCCATTGCTGAAGCTGATTCACAAGGTTACGGTTTAGCTGAAAGCTATTCAGGACTGTTTACGGCAGGTCTTCAAGCTTCTACAGATGCTCAAAAAGAAATTATTTTAGAAAAAGTAAGATTAGATGAAACTTTTAGAAATAGTACAAGCTCTAGACGTTTTCGTTTAAAAAGTGAAGGTGGAGAAGGTACTATGCAAGGAGCTCAGGAATTAATAGATAAATATCCATGTACAGATGGGCTACCTATTAATTTGAGCCCTTTATATGATCCGCAACGCCCGTTTGCAAATAGAGATCCAAGACTTGCTTATTCATTTCTATACCCTGGATCAGTGATTTCTTATGTAGATGGTAGTAAACCAGATAGAATCTTTAATGGATTGGATGCTACTGCTGGTACAGATTATATTTTAGATAGTGATCTTGATGCCAATGTTTCAGGTTATTCATGTCAAAAGTATTGGGATAAGGAAGGGCATGGATTATTTGATGGATATGCTAGCTTTATTGTATACAGGTACGCAGATTTATTATTAATGGCAGCAGAAGCAGAAAATGAAGCTACAGGACCAAGCGCTGCAGTTTATAATAGGATTTCTGAAATACGAGGTCGTACAGATGTGACTTTACCTCCAGTTAGTGCAGCTACGCACCCTTCTCAATCTAATGTAAGAGATTTAATTCGTGATGAACGTGCTGTAGAGTTTTGTTTTGAAGGTAAACGGTATTGGGATTTAAGAAGATGGGCACTAGCTGAAACGGTATTGAACATGGATCAAAAATCTCTAAATATTAAATCGTTTAACCCAGATGGGACATTTAATTCTTTTGTAGATCAGATATTTGTTAGAACCGATATCTCAAACCCAGCAACGGAAGCATTATTCCCTATTCCTAGTGGTGCTGCAGGAGGTGTTACATTTGGAACATTTGTTTTTGACACTAAAGAATATGTTTGGCCAATATCGCAAGGAGCTATAGATGTATCTGAAGTATTAGAACAACATCCGTTATGGAATTAA
- a CDS encoding isocitrate lyase, whose translation MKNLPQTNYRSALQTVKNLKKKYGETWNAIHPESAARMVVQNRFKTGLDIAKHTAALMRKDMAEYDTDSSKYTQSMGCWHGFVAQQKMIAVKKHYKTTNKKYLYLSGWMVAALRSEFGPLPDQSMHEKTAVPSLIKEIYDFLRQADAIELNDLFKRLENGEDVQDQIDNYETHIVPIIADIDAGFGNEEATYLLTKKMIEAGACAIQIENQVSDAKQCGHQDGKVTVPHEDFIAKLNAIRYAFLELGIDDGIIVARTDSEGAGLTQKLPVSQEPGDLASKYLAFVEAEEIMINDAKEDDVLLKRDGKLVRPVRLANGLYKFKKGSNIDRVVLDCITSLQNGADLLWIETPTPNVKQIAHMVNRIKEVVPNAKLVYNNSPSFNWTLNFRNQAYEEMLSEGENMTAYDRNNLMDVQYDDSELCYRADANIRKFQIDGARDAGIFHHLITLPTYHTTALHMNDLTEGYFGEEGMLAYVRDVQRQEIRKGVSCVKHQRMAGSDLGDDHKTLFAGDKALKAGGKKNTSNQFEVKSKANKVQKKLSA comes from the coding sequence ATGAAAAATTTACCACAAACAAATTATCGTTCTGCATTACAAACTGTAAAAAACCTTAAAAAAAAGTACGGAGAAACTTGGAATGCAATACATCCTGAAAGCGCAGCTAGAATGGTTGTTCAGAATCGCTTTAAAACAGGTTTAGATATCGCTAAACATACAGCCGCTCTTATGAGAAAAGATATGGCAGAGTATGATACAGATTCATCTAAATACACTCAATCTATGGGTTGCTGGCATGGTTTTGTGGCGCAGCAAAAAATGATAGCTGTTAAAAAACATTATAAAACTACTAACAAAAAGTACTTGTATCTGTCTGGATGGATGGTGGCTGCATTACGTTCAGAATTTGGGCCTTTGCCAGATCAATCCATGCACGAAAAAACGGCTGTTCCGTCATTAATAAAAGAAATTTATGATTTCTTACGTCAAGCAGATGCTATAGAGCTAAATGATTTATTTAAAAGACTTGAAAATGGGGAAGACGTGCAAGATCAAATTGACAACTACGAAACACACATTGTCCCTATTATTGCTGATATTGATGCAGGTTTTGGAAATGAAGAAGCGACCTACTTACTAACAAAAAAAATGATTGAAGCTGGCGCTTGTGCTATTCAAATTGAAAACCAAGTTTCTGATGCCAAACAATGTGGGCATCAAGATGGAAAAGTGACTGTACCTCATGAAGATTTTATTGCTAAATTAAATGCTATTAGATATGCGTTTTTAGAGTTAGGAATTGATGACGGAATTATAGTTGCAAGAACAGATTCTGAAGGTGCTGGTTTAACCCAAAAATTACCAGTTAGTCAAGAGCCTGGAGATTTAGCTTCTAAATATTTAGCTTTTGTAGAAGCAGAAGAAATAATGATTAACGATGCCAAAGAAGATGATGTACTTCTGAAAAGAGATGGTAAATTAGTACGTCCCGTAAGATTAGCTAATGGTTTATATAAATTTAAAAAGGGTTCAAACATAGATAGAGTTGTGTTAGATTGTATTACAAGTCTTCAGAATGGTGCCGACTTACTATGGATAGAAACTCCAACGCCAAATGTTAAGCAAATTGCTCATATGGTAAACAGAATTAAAGAAGTTGTTCCTAATGCTAAATTGGTTTACAATAATTCACCATCTTTTAACTGGACATTAAATTTCCGTAATCAGGCATATGAAGAAATGCTTTCGGAAGGTGAAAACATGACAGCTTATGATAGAAATAATTTAATGGACGTACAATATGATGATTCGGAATTATGCTATCGTGCTGATGCGAATATTAGAAAGTTCCAAATAGATGGTGCAAGAGATGCTGGGATTTTCCATCATTTAATTACGCTACCAACTTATCATACTACAGCACTTCATATGAATGATTTAACTGAAGGATATTTTGGAGAAGAAGGCATGTTGGCTTATGTAAGAGATGTTCAGAGACAAGAAATTCGCAAAGGCGTTTCTTGTGTAAAACATCAACGCATGGCAGGTTCGGATTTAGGGGATGATCACAAAACCCTCTTTGCTGGAGACAAAGCATTAAAAGCCGGAGGAAAAAAGAATACAAGTAATCAGTTTGAAGTTAAATCTAAAGCCAATAAAGTTCAAAAAAAATTAAGTGCTTAA
- the aceB gene encoding malate synthase A — MQNILTKQSKVQFERGMNNYFPEVLTGDALAFISKLHENFNDKRLQLLNKRKEQQAIFDQGKFPEFPKETKDIRERDWVAAPIPHDLQDRRVEITGPVDRKMVINALNSGAKTFMADFEDSNAPTWENTIEGQKNLIDANEKTISLFDAKRSKSYQLNEKTAVLMIRPRGLHLNERHIIINNEEASGSLVDFGLYVFHNTKTLLKNGTAPYFYLPKLEHYTEARWWNEVFNFAQEYLEIPIGTFKATVLIETITASFQLDEIIYELKDHMAGLNCGRWDYIFSYIKKFRNHLHFIVPNRDQVTMTTPFMDAYSKLVIQRCHKRGVHAMGGMAAQIPIKNNEKANAAALEKVRMDKEREVKNGHDGTWVAHPALVAVAMAEFNKHMPTPNQLNVTKDDISITEQDLVEIPKGTVTEEGVRKNINVGILYTEAWLRGHGAVALYNLMEDAATAEISRTQVWQWLKNEATLEDGRKFNLELYTEFFDDEVEKIIKEHGEVAIKKTKFEVAIALFDKLVQSEEFEEFLTLPAYQYI; from the coding sequence ATGCAAAATATACTGACAAAACAGTCAAAAGTTCAATTTGAAAGAGGCATGAACAACTATTTTCCTGAAGTCTTAACAGGTGATGCTCTTGCTTTTATTAGCAAGTTGCATGAAAACTTCAATGATAAAAGATTGCAATTACTTAATAAAAGAAAAGAGCAACAAGCCATTTTTGATCAAGGTAAATTCCCTGAATTTCCGAAAGAAACAAAAGATATAAGAGAACGTGATTGGGTGGCAGCGCCCATTCCTCACGATTTGCAAGATAGACGTGTTGAAATTACTGGGCCTGTCGACAGAAAAATGGTAATCAACGCGCTTAACTCTGGAGCAAAAACATTTATGGCAGATTTTGAAGATAGCAATGCACCTACTTGGGAAAACACAATTGAAGGTCAGAAAAATCTAATAGATGCTAATGAGAAGACGATCTCTCTTTTTGATGCAAAGCGCAGTAAGTCATACCAGTTAAATGAAAAAACAGCTGTTTTAATGATTCGCCCAAGAGGTTTACATCTAAATGAAAGACATATTATAATTAACAATGAAGAAGCTTCTGGTAGTTTAGTTGATTTTGGCCTCTATGTATTTCACAATACAAAAACCTTGTTAAAAAATGGCACAGCACCTTACTTTTATCTCCCAAAATTAGAACATTATACAGAAGCGCGCTGGTGGAATGAGGTGTTTAATTTTGCTCAAGAATATTTAGAAATTCCTATAGGTACATTTAAAGCAACGGTATTAATTGAAACCATTACCGCGAGCTTTCAACTAGACGAAATCATCTATGAGCTTAAAGATCATATGGCTGGTTTAAACTGTGGTCGCTGGGATTATATTTTCTCATACATCAAAAAATTCAGAAATCATCTCCATTTTATAGTACCCAATAGAGATCAAGTAACCATGACTACTCCTTTTATGGACGCGTACTCTAAGTTGGTAATACAACGCTGTCATAAACGAGGTGTCCACGCCATGGGTGGAATGGCTGCTCAAATTCCTATTAAAAATAATGAAAAAGCCAATGCTGCTGCTTTAGAAAAAGTACGAATGGATAAAGAACGTGAAGTTAAAAATGGTCATGACGGGACATGGGTAGCGCATCCAGCATTAGTTGCTGTAGCCATGGCAGAATTCAATAAACACATGCCAACACCAAACCAACTAAATGTCACTAAAGATGATATTAGTATTACGGAACAAGATCTGGTTGAAATTCCAAAAGGGACGGTTACAGAAGAAGGTGTAAGAAAAAATATTAACGTTGGAATTCTATATACAGAAGCTTGGTTAAGAGGTCATGGAGCTGTAGCTCTCTATAATTTAATGGAAGATGCAGCAACTGCCGAAATATCAAGAACGCAAGTATGGCAATGGTTAAAAAACGAAGCAACACTAGAAGATGGTAGAAAGTTTAACCTTGAACTCTACACTGAGTTTTTTGATGATGAAGTTGAAAAAATCATAAAAGAGCATGGAGAAGTTGCTATCAAAAAAACAAAATTTGAAGTAGCTATAGCACTTTTTGATAAACTAGTTCAATCAGAAGAGTTTGAAGAGTTTTTAACACTTCCTGCCTATCAATACATATAA
- a CDS encoding helix-turn-helix domain-containing protein — MEEDYIKLIFGLKLKQLRTAKGLSLFGLSKLTGLSKSYLNEIEKGKKYPKPDKIVILSEKLDVPYDHIVSLKLDNNLAPIGEILRSNILKEIPLEIFGIKESNLIDIVANAPAKVNAFISTIIEIAKHYSFGKESFYLASLRSFQEANNNYFDGVEQSVLKFATTYQIDLNRPILSKELEDILIEEYGYIIKESELGKYEALENLRSVFVPKTKTLLLADGIDERQRSFIYSKEIAYNFLEITDRLYTFPWIKFESFDHVLNNLYASYFAGALIIPKKELILQLETVFEKETFDEVLFLKMFEAFNASPESFYQRLTNILPKAFNIQNLFFLRFTHKADSEKYHLKKELHISHQHSPRAYETNEHYCRRWVSLKVLKDINKSKKTHEFDIQISNYVGDDTKYLVLSSATKDPFKDNQYRSISIGLLINKQLERKLKFLDDKAIKTQEVGVTCERCAIKDCKVRQAPAIILDKVAKNKKIEIIVEELNTKFG; from the coding sequence ATGGAAGAAGATTATATTAAATTAATTTTTGGGTTAAAACTTAAGCAATTAAGAACCGCAAAAGGCTTGTCATTGTTTGGCTTGTCAAAACTCACAGGTTTATCGAAATCGTATCTTAACGAAATTGAAAAAGGGAAAAAATATCCAAAGCCAGATAAAATTGTCATCCTTTCTGAAAAGTTAGACGTACCCTACGACCATATAGTTTCTTTAAAATTAGATAATAACCTCGCGCCTATAGGTGAAATTTTGCGATCAAATATATTAAAGGAAATTCCGTTAGAGATCTTTGGGATTAAGGAAAGCAATTTAATTGATATTGTAGCGAATGCTCCGGCAAAAGTCAATGCCTTTATAAGTACGATTATAGAAATAGCAAAACATTATAGCTTTGGTAAAGAGAGTTTTTATCTGGCATCGTTGCGTTCGTTCCAAGAAGCCAATAACAACTATTTTGATGGCGTTGAACAGAGTGTCCTGAAATTTGCCACAACCTATCAGATAGACCTGAATAGGCCTATTTTATCTAAAGAATTGGAAGATATTTTAATTGAAGAATATGGATATATTATTAAAGAAAGTGAATTAGGTAAATATGAGGCTTTAGAAAATTTGCGTTCTGTTTTTGTACCTAAAACCAAAACACTATTGCTTGCTGATGGTATAGACGAAAGGCAACGCTCGTTTATTTATTCTAAAGAAATTGCGTATAATTTTTTAGAAATTACGGATAGATTATATACTTTTCCGTGGATAAAATTTGAGAGCTTTGATCATGTACTTAATAATTTATATGCTTCATATTTTGCAGGAGCGCTAATCATTCCTAAAAAGGAATTGATATTGCAATTAGAGACTGTTTTTGAGAAAGAAACTTTTGACGAAGTCTTATTTCTTAAAATGTTTGAAGCTTTTAATGCTTCACCAGAATCATTCTATCAGCGTTTAACCAATATCTTACCTAAAGCATTTAATATTCAGAATTTATTTTTTTTAAGATTTACGCATAAGGCAGATAGCGAAAAATATCATTTAAAAAAGGAACTTCATATATCACATCAACATTCACCTCGCGCCTATGAAACCAATGAGCATTATTGTAGACGTTGGGTGTCTTTAAAAGTTTTAAAAGATATTAACAAAAGTAAAAAGACTCATGAATTTGATATTCAAATTTCTAATTATGTAGGTGATGATACAAAGTATTTAGTATTATCATCTGCGACTAAAGATCCTTTTAAAGACAATCAATATAGAAGCATTAGTATTGGGTTGCTGATTAATAAACAATTGGAACGCAAATTAAAATTTTTAGATGATAAAGCTATTAAAACACAAGAGGTGGGAGTAACTTGCGAGCGTTGTGCTATTAAAGACTGCAAGGTTAGGCAAGCTCCAGCAATTATTTTAGACAAAGTAGCTAAAAACAAAAAGATAGAAATAATTGTTGAAGAATTAAATACTAAGTTCGGCTAA
- a CDS encoding alkaline phosphatase family protein: MRKIMKSTSYVLLLFCLSLLASCSDKNQKEEPISKRVVILGLDGISVDGYNTAKTPNLDKLMEDGVLSLTTRNVMPSVTLPNWTSHLTGSGPEQHGVLSNSWQKDKIVLPAIEKDKDGYYPSIFKLLKEEVPTIKTAFYYNWAELINSMNPRYFDEVSFEDNDEYLKNYGQAFNFIKTNKDYPTLVFLYSVHTDHAGHNHGWMSPEYIASIEEVDVHIGAFIKKLKKEKLYGDTHFMFFTDHGGDPKRGHGGKTKQELEVPWAITGPGIQKGKLTEPNNSVNTATTIAHLFGIKNIPLSWTGEVPESIFIKK, from the coding sequence ATGAGAAAAATTATGAAAAGTACAAGTTATGTTTTACTGTTGTTTTGTTTATCATTGCTAGCAAGTTGTAGTGATAAAAATCAAAAAGAGGAACCTATATCTAAACGCGTTGTTATCCTTGGTTTAGATGGTATAAGTGTAGATGGTTATAATACAGCAAAAACCCCAAACTTAGATAAACTTATGGAGGATGGCGTTTTATCACTAACCACGCGTAATGTAATGCCTTCGGTAACCTTGCCAAATTGGACTTCACATTTAACAGGCAGTGGACCAGAGCAACATGGCGTTTTAAGTAACAGTTGGCAAAAAGATAAAATAGTATTACCAGCAATTGAAAAAGATAAAGATGGTTATTATCCTTCAATCTTTAAATTATTAAAAGAAGAAGTTCCAACCATAAAAACAGCATTTTATTATAATTGGGCAGAATTAATTAATTCAATGAATCCACGTTATTTTGATGAAGTTAGTTTTGAAGATAATGATGAATATCTAAAAAATTATGGTCAAGCTTTTAATTTCATTAAGACTAATAAAGACTATCCTACTTTAGTCTTTTTATATTCAGTACATACCGACCATGCGGGACATAACCACGGGTGGATGTCACCAGAATATATCGCTTCAATAGAAGAGGTAGATGTGCATATAGGAGCATTTATAAAAAAATTGAAAAAAGAAAAACTTTATGGTGATACACATTTCATGTTCTTCACTGATCATGGAGGAGATCCAAAAAGAGGACATGGAGGCAAAACCAAGCAGGAATTAGAAGTGCCATGGGCAATTACAGGTCCGGGGATACAAAAAGGAAAACTTACAGAGCCAAATAATTCAGTGAATACAGCAACAACCATAGCCCATTTATTTGGAATAAAAAACATTCCACTTTCTTGGACTGGTGAAGTGCCAGAATCAATATTCATTAAAAAATAA